CAACGCCGCGAGGGCGGTGCCGACCAGCCCCACCGCCATGGCCGAGATGGCGCCGGTGCGTGCGTTGCCGGTGCTGATACGGCCGGCGGCGCGGGCCAGGGTCAGCCAGCCGATGGCCACGCCGATCAGGCCCACCCCGAGGGCCAGGTTGGCCCCGGTCCGTCCGTCGCCGATGACTCCGCCCTCGGCGGCCACCATCAGGGCATCTGCTGCGCTCATGCCGATCTCCTCCTTCTTGCGTGCTTCTTCCGTGCTTCTTCTTGCGTGCTTCTTCTTGCGTGCTTCTTCTTGCGTGGCGAATTGCGAGGTTCGCTGTGCCTTGAGCGTGCCCGCAGACCGCGCCGCCGGTCGTCCGGCGGGTGCGGTCTCTTCGGACTGCCATCGACGTGGCAGTTGACTGCCGCGGATGCGGCAGGCGGCGGGCAGATACCGCGGGTGCGGTAGCCGATCGCTCGTCCGCGGGCTGGACTCGCCCGCCGCGGCGTCCGGCTAGGGTGCGCGCATGGACACAGGGCGTTTTCGTGTCCCGGCCGGTGCCATGGACTGGGCGATCGCCGTCAGCGTGGCGGCACTGCTGCTGGGC
This genomic window from Streptomyces sp. DG2A-72 contains:
- a CDS encoding DUF6223 family protein, with the protein product MSAADALMVAAEGGVIGDGRTGANLALGVGLIGVAIGWLTLARAAGRISTGNARTGAISAMAVGLVGTALAALHLATSSGGPGTGNGMVGAIGAIPLGLIAMALGRRALTRSRHAEQTADRSEHERQFGSA